Proteins from a single region of Sylvia atricapilla isolate bSylAtr1 chromosome 7, bSylAtr1.pri, whole genome shotgun sequence:
- the HAT1 gene encoding histone acetyltransferase type B catalytic subunit, which produces MAGLTAMEKKLAEYKCNTNEAIQLKLVRFPEDLEDENTTFNPEYSHQVFGDDEVAFGYKGLKILLYYIAGNLSTLFRIEYASKVNEKFDCVEADDVESKIREIIPPGFCTNTDDFVSLLEKEVNFKPFGMLLHTYSIHNEEAGEDITYQIYKADMTCPGFRDYHERLQTFLMWFIETASFIDVDDERWNYFLVFEKYNKDGATLFATVGYMTVYNYYVYPDKTRPRVSQMLILPPFQGEGHGAQLLETVHRYYMSSPTVLDITAEDPSENYVKLRDFVLVKLCQDLLCFSPVKLMQGFSQEMVTEAQQKLKINKQHTRRVYEILRLRATNMGDAEQSRSYRLDVKRRLIGPYKKKQRELAKMRRCLRPEEMTNQLNQIDLNLQREQLEESFQQLVSDYRRVLERLAQA; this is translated from the exons ATGGCGG gactTACTGCTATGGAGAAGAAGCTGGCTGAATACAAGTGTAATACAAATGAAGCAATTCAGCTGAAGCTAG ttcgCTTTCCTGAGGATTTGGAGGATGAGAACACAACATTCAATCCAGAGTACAGCCATCAAGTGTTTGGAGATGA TGAAGTTGCTTTTGGCTACAAGGGGCTCAAGATCCTCTTGTATTACATTGCTGGGAACCTGTCCACGCTCTTCCGCATCGAGTACGCATCAAAAGTAAATGAGAAGTTTGACTGTGTGGAG GCAGATGATGTCGAAAGTAAAATTAGAGAAATCATTCCACCTGGTTTTTGCACAAATACAGATGACTTTGTGTCTCTACTGGAGAAGGAGGTCAACTTCAAGCCCTTTGGAATGCTGCTACACACATATTCTATCCATAATGAGGAAGCTGGTGAAGATATAACATATCAGATATACAAG GCTGACATGACATGTCCAGGCTTTCGAGACTATCATGAAAGGCTTCAGACGTTCTTGATGTGGTTTATTGAAACTGCTAGCTTTATTGATGTAGATGATGAAAGATGGAACTACTTTCTAGT ATTTGAGAAGTATAATAAGGATGGAGCTACGCTCTTTGCGACCGTAGGCTACATGACAGTCTATAATTACTATGTGTACCCAGACAAAACCCGGCCACGTGTAAG CCAGATGCTGATCTTGCCACCATTCCAAGGAGAAGGCCATGGTGCTCAGCTGCTTGAAACAGTTCACAGATACTATATGTCTTCTCCTACAGTACTTGATATAACAG CTGAAGATCCATCTGAGAACTATGTGAAGCTTAGAGACTTTGTTCTTGTCAAGCTCTGTCAAGatttactttgcttttcccCAGTAAAGTTAATGCAAGGTTTCAGTCAAGAAATGGTGACGGAAGCTcaacaaaaactgaaaataaataag CAACACACAAGACGAGTTTATGAAATTCTCCGATTGCGTGCAACAAACATGGGTGATGCAGAACAGTCCAGAAGCTATCGGTTGGATGTTAAAAGAAGACTGATTGGGCCCTATAAG aaaaaacagagagaactTGCCAAGATGAGAAGGTGTCTAAGACCAGAGGAGATGACTAATCAGTTGAACCAAATAGACCTAAACTTGCAACGTGAACAGTTAGAAGAGAGCTTCCAACAGCTTGTTTCAGATTACCGAAGAGTCCTAGAACGACTTGCACAAGCATGA